The genomic stretch CAAGTATGTGATGGAttctgtggaaaacaaacactttctgtAGAACTTCATGAAACCGTAGCAtgatgctgccccctgctggaggagtCACACAACTGCTTTCAACCTtcatgttaaacatttttaagacGGTTCACTTTCTTTTAAGCTCTCAGTTTAAAGCATGGTGACACGAAGACCAATTTCTTAGGAAAAATAACCATTTTATTCTTGGTCACTTGTCATTTATACATTCACAGATACACGTGTCTTCTTTGTAAAATGGTTCAAATGtaagtttcttcttctctcattataaataaatcaccAGAGGTAACTGCACAGTCTGTTAAATgaaaactataaaaacaaattgtagaaaaacataaaatgacTCACTCTAGCTGCTAACCGCGACCGAGCTCAAACACACAACCAGCCACTTCATGATCACATCAGAAACAGCAAACGCTCTGAACATAATCACCTGCCTTTGAAAAGACTGTGAACACCTTGGAACACTCTAGTCCTGGTCCTGGTCGACTCTAATCCTCTCCTGTAAACTCACTTGATGATTATAGACAAAACTGCGGAGATCTGGGGGTGTGAAGTGTTATATTATGAAGTTATCCTCTGAAGGAAGTTAAGTCCAAACGACACGtccacaaacaccttcccaccTCTTAAAACACTCGGTCGAACTCGGTCTGACTTGTCGTTGCCGGGTTTCTGTTCTGGTTGGGAGGCTGCTGTGGCATGTGTCCTCTCCGTCTGGGCGGGGCCAGGTATTCAAACATGGAGGTGTTGTGGGTGGAGAGCATGTTCTTCAGGTCTGAGGGCATCGGGTCAGACCAGAAGAAGTCGTGGTTGAGTGCGTCGTCGCTGTCGATGCGCTGCGCTGGGTCCAGGACCAGGAGTTTATCGATCAGGTCCAGAGCGTACGGGTCTTTGACGTACGCTTTCAGACGGTCCTTCACTTTCCTCTTCTGGCCTTTAGGGAGCTCCATCTTCTGGTAGAGCTCGTACTTCTTATCCACGGTGGGCCACACCTGAGAGGAAGACGAGACGGATCAGGATTACGTCGAGACAAAGAGGAGAGCGATGCAGAGTTTCAAATCTCCAGTCTAACATCACGTTACCTCTGAAGTGATGGAGCCACACAGCTGGCTGATGAGGGTCAGTTGGTGCTGCTCAGTGTTTCCCTGCATGATGGGACTTCTGGTCCACATCTCCGCCATGATGCAGCCTCCTCCCCACATGTCAATAGGGGGGCCGTAGTCTCTCTCAcctacaaaaaaagtaaatgagcAATGCGAACATCCTCCATGCCTCTaatgaaattttaaaaaagcacccTGACAAGTAAACttacaaactatttttttttgcattttgtcatTATAAGGAAGCTTTAGtgtgaaaaaaactgaaagggGGATGAGGAGAGACAGAGCAGTCTGCAGCAAAGACTGCTAGTGGGTTTACAGTATGTCACCGTGATACAGGTGGCTGTAATGTGCAAAAGGAAAGACAGAACAGGAAAAATGGGATGTGTTTGTTTAGGCGACTAAACTCTTAAATGCCTCCCTTGTTAGTCGGCACCAGAATTACTATTTGGTTAAacaaattattcatatttttggaTAACAGGATGTTATCCTGCAAAGGTTGGTGGAGCtagcaatgctaacattagccacacaCTGCAAAACAAACTCCATGTTTATCTGCAGACAATTTGAAATGCCCGTCGTGTCTTACCTTTTGACTAGTCAGCTGGTCTGAACTTAAATTTCTGATTAACCAACGAGGGAATTAGTCGCCTCGAACCATCCGTAGTTTATAAAACTATATTGAAGAATTTGATGCATGAATCACATTTCTCCTAAAGTCTGTTTTCGATGAAACACTTTCATgagaattaataaaaaaaagattgcatgAGTTTGCATCCAAACTGAGGCACCAACATCTGGCCCCTTTCTATGCAAATGATTCTCACTGTAAAACACCAGCTCTGATCAAATGACATTTTGAGCATTAAGTTCATTTTGAATATGTACACATCTTCATAACTAGacgaaaaaaaacagccaactTCACACATTGCACAATAAAGGCATGTTCTTGCTAGATTGTCATTCAATCAATATTCTTTCTGTTTCAGACCTTGAGACGGATAGATAGCGATGACAAATGAGGCTCCATTCGTGGTTATTTAGGCATAGGATGACCATGATGAACAAGCCAAACGCGACGGTCAAATGAAGCTAATAAATGAGCTTCATGCTACAAGTGTTGCTGAAGCCtctttaaacctttttcacttttctttttcattttgtcagtTGGTGAAGTTACTCACATCTTACTCTGGTTCTATAAGCAGCTGAGTACAGTTTACAAGAGCGTGAGTGAGGAAATAATCAATCCTCCTAGCGGGGACTTTAAGCCGTATGTAATGTCAGAATCAACAAACGGCAGACAGGAAGCGGCTCTTacccagcagcagctctggagGTCTGTACCACAGGGTGACCACTCGGTTGGTGTATCGGTTCCCCTGACTGTTTTTAGCCAGACTGAAGGCTCGAGCCAAGCCGAAGTCAGCCAGCTTCAGGACGCCGTCTCTGGTGATGAGCACGTTGGCGGCTTTCATGTCTCTGTGTAGGATCTGATCCAAGAGCAGCCAACATTAGGAATCACTCATTGAGGATGGCGAATGTTATCGACTAGGTGTGCAGCATCGGTGTCAATCAGGCGATAAAGAGTAAAACTGTTCAGATCTGGATGCCTCACCTTGTTGTTGTGGATGTAGTAAAGCCCATTCAGCAGCATCTGCATGACCTTCTTGATCTCAGCCAGAGTGAACTTGACGTTGGTGTTGCTCAGCAGCCCGGCCAGGTCGTGCTCGCAGAAGTCAAACACAAGGTAGATGCTGCCTTTGTATCTGTTATACTGAGTGGCTGCGACAACAACCAAGAagaataaattaaactaaagcatcactgtacacacacacacacatacgtttAATACATGGAAAGAGGGACTAAAACAAACTCAATGACAACAGATATCATTTG from Labrus bergylta chromosome 17, fLabBer1.1, whole genome shotgun sequence encodes the following:
- the cdk9 gene encoding cyclin-dependent kinase 9; this encodes MQREKTTSNSAAAEKPDREAAIMSKYYDGVEFPFCDEFSKYEKMAKIGQGTFGEVFKAKHRQTGKKVALKKVLMENEKEGFPITALREIKILQLLKHENVVNLIEICRTKATQYNRYKGSIYLVFDFCEHDLAGLLSNTNVKFTLAEIKKVMQMLLNGLYYIHNNKILHRDMKAANVLITRDGVLKLADFGLARAFSLAKNSQGNRYTNRVVTLWYRPPELLLGERDYGPPIDMWGGGCIMAEMWTRSPIMQGNTEQHQLTLISQLCGSITSEVWPTVDKKYELYQKMELPKGQKRKVKDRLKAYVKDPYALDLIDKLLVLDPAQRIDSDDALNHDFFWSDPMPSDLKNMLSTHNTSMFEYLAPPRRRGHMPQQPPNQNRNPATTSQTEFDRVF